From a region of the Candidatus Amarolinea dominans genome:
- the nosD gene encoding nitrous oxide reductase family maturation protein NosD, with protein sequence MILFLTVLLSIVQAQALPSTITVAPNSPVTSISAAIARAAPGDTIEVQAGVYPEHVVIDKPLTLVGLGNPVIDGGGVGIIVLITAPDVTLRGFTLRNSGRLLEHEDGGIESQAERTVIEGNHLENVLFGIYLNNAASGIVRGNFVRGMDLPSAHRGDLVRFWYSHDSLLEDNTTENGRDAVIWFSSNVMIRNNVIRNGRYGLHFMFCDNNTLIGNRLEGNSVGIYLMNSKNLTLTGNTMARSRGPSGYGLGLKDMDGVQAEGNRFLDNRVAIYLDNPPSATGITDQFHLNLFAHNDIGILFLPHVRNTQLWDNIFWENTEQVAIQGGGELKGNLWQKDGRGNYWSDYTGFDANEDGIGDLAYKSTSLFENLMDRYPGLRLFNLSPATDAIDLAARAFPITQPRPKMSDANPLMNPPVIPPGPGMTRSPRAPALAVALGLLALAAAILTIAYPQPQIRRRLTMFRHKQATP encoded by the coding sequence ATGATTTTGTTCCTGACCGTTTTGCTGAGCATTGTCCAAGCCCAGGCCCTGCCCAGCACCATCACCGTCGCGCCCAACAGCCCGGTAACCAGCATTAGTGCGGCCATTGCCCGGGCTGCACCCGGTGACACCATCGAAGTGCAGGCTGGCGTCTACCCGGAACACGTGGTCATTGACAAACCGCTGACCCTGGTGGGCCTGGGCAACCCGGTGATTGACGGCGGCGGCGTCGGCATCATCGTCCTCATCACCGCGCCTGACGTCACGTTGCGCGGCTTCACCCTGCGCAACAGCGGCCGTTTGCTCGAACATGAAGACGGTGGCATCGAAAGCCAGGCCGAACGAACGGTCATCGAAGGCAACCACCTGGAAAATGTCCTCTTTGGCATCTACCTCAACAACGCCGCGAGCGGCATTGTGCGCGGCAATTTCGTGCGCGGCATGGATCTGCCCTCCGCCCATCGCGGCGACCTGGTTCGCTTCTGGTACAGCCACGACAGCCTGCTGGAAGATAACACGACCGAGAACGGCCGCGATGCGGTGATCTGGTTCTCCAGCAACGTCATGATTCGCAACAACGTGATTCGCAACGGGCGATACGGCCTGCACTTCATGTTTTGCGATAATAACACGCTGATCGGCAACCGACTGGAAGGCAATTCGGTCGGCATCTATCTCATGAATAGCAAGAACCTCACCCTCACCGGCAACACGATGGCGCGCAGCCGCGGCCCCAGCGGTTACGGCTTGGGGCTGAAGGATATGGACGGCGTGCAGGCCGAGGGCAACCGCTTCCTGGATAACCGGGTGGCGATTTACCTGGACAACCCGCCGTCAGCCACCGGCATTACCGACCAGTTTCACCTGAACCTGTTTGCTCACAATGACATCGGTATCCTGTTTCTACCACACGTGCGCAACACCCAGTTGTGGGACAACATCTTCTGGGAAAACACCGAGCAGGTGGCAATTCAGGGCGGCGGCGAGCTCAAGGGGAACCTGTGGCAGAAGGATGGCCGCGGCAACTATTGGAGCGATTACACCGGTTTCGACGCCAATGAGGACGGCATCGGCGACCTTGCTTACAAGTCCACAAGCCTGTTCGAGAACCTGATGGACCGCTATCCGGGCCTGCGCCTGTTCAATCTCAGTCCGGCTACCGATGCCATTGACCTGGCCGCGCGCGCCTTCCCCATCACGCAGCCGCGGCCCAAGATGAGTGATGCCAACCCCCTGATGAACCCGCCGGTCATCCCGCCCGGCCCCGGTATGACGCGCTCGCCGCGGGCGCCAGCGCTGGCCGTGGCCCTGGGGTTGCTGGCCCTGGCCGCCGCCATCCTGACGATCGCCTACCCCCAACCACAAATTCGACGCCGGCTGACCATGTTCCGGCACAAGCAGGCCACACCATGA
- a CDS encoding glucose 1-dehydrogenase: MNQFDLTGKVAIISGASRGIGEAIALAYAQAGAAVVLTSRKLENVSLVADKIKAAGGQALALAAHAGQQADTEAVVAQAVATFGRVDIAVNNAGTNPHFGPLLTAEGSHWDKIFEVNVKGYFYLAKAVVPVMRKQGGGKIINVASIAGINPGPLMGVYSTSKAAVIMLTKVLAVELGPENIQVNALAPGFIRTKFSAALWGNPQLKQMLEKATPQHRIAPAQELTGAALYLASDASSFTTGSVLVVDGGFSLGALPVG; the protein is encoded by the coding sequence GTGAATCAGTTCGATCTCACGGGCAAGGTAGCCATCATCAGCGGCGCGTCGCGTGGCATCGGCGAAGCCATCGCCCTGGCCTACGCGCAGGCCGGCGCGGCGGTGGTGCTGACCAGCCGCAAGCTGGAGAATGTCAGCCTGGTGGCCGATAAGATCAAGGCGGCCGGCGGGCAGGCGTTGGCGTTGGCCGCGCACGCGGGTCAACAGGCCGATACAGAGGCGGTGGTGGCGCAGGCCGTGGCCACCTTTGGCCGCGTGGATATTGCCGTCAACAACGCCGGCACGAATCCGCACTTTGGGCCGCTGCTGACGGCCGAAGGCAGTCATTGGGATAAGATTTTCGAGGTCAACGTCAAGGGCTATTTCTACCTGGCCAAAGCGGTGGTACCGGTCATGCGCAAGCAGGGCGGCGGCAAGATCATCAATGTGGCCTCGATTGCCGGCATCAACCCTGGGCCGCTGATGGGTGTCTACAGCACGAGCAAGGCCGCGGTCATCATGTTGACTAAAGTCCTGGCGGTTGAGCTGGGACCGGAGAACATCCAGGTCAACGCGCTGGCGCCTGGCTTCATCCGCACCAAGTTTTCGGCCGCGCTGTGGGGCAATCCGCAGTTGAAGCAAATGCTGGAGAAGGCCACGCCGCAACATCGCATCGCCCCTGCACAGGAGCTGACCGGCGCGGCGCTCTACCTGGCCTCAGACGCGTCCAGCTTCACGACCGGCAGCGTACTGGTGGTGGATGGCGGTTTCAGCCTGGGCGCTTTGCCTGTCGGATAA
- a CDS encoding Gfo/Idh/MocA family oxidoreductase yields MSRILRWGLLSTARINRAILTAMPHSPRNVVTAVASRSAARAAAYAAEWRIPRTFASYEAMLADPDVDVIYNSLPNALHTEWTLKAVQAGKHVLCEKPLALTVTDVDAITAAAQQAGVVVAEAFMYRHHPQTLRVKEMIGQGAVGEMRLLRGAFSYLLTNRSDVRLLPELGGGSLWDVGCYPISFARFLAGAEPVEVFGWQVSGPSGVDELFAGQLRFANGLLAQVDSAFQLPFRSFMEIAGSERTLTVAAPFKPQTNEELILRHKNDLIEVIKIAGEPLYRGEIEDMADAVLLGKPPRVGLAESRGNVATITALLESAHSNRPVRL; encoded by the coding sequence CGCGCGCATCAACCGGGCCATTCTGACGGCCATGCCCCACTCCCCGCGTAATGTGGTGACCGCGGTGGCCAGCCGCAGCGCAGCCCGGGCCGCCGCCTATGCCGCAGAATGGCGGATCCCTCGCACCTTTGCCAGCTATGAAGCCATGCTGGCCGATCCTGACGTGGATGTGATCTACAATTCATTGCCCAACGCCCTGCACACGGAATGGACGCTCAAGGCGGTGCAGGCCGGCAAGCATGTGCTGTGCGAAAAACCGTTGGCCCTGACCGTGACCGATGTGGATGCTATCACCGCGGCGGCGCAGCAGGCCGGCGTTGTGGTGGCCGAAGCCTTCATGTATCGGCATCATCCGCAGACCCTGCGGGTCAAAGAGATGATCGGACAAGGCGCAGTCGGCGAGATGCGCCTGCTGCGCGGCGCCTTCAGCTACCTGCTGACCAACCGCTCGGATGTGCGCCTGCTGCCTGAACTGGGCGGCGGTTCGCTCTGGGACGTGGGCTGCTACCCCATCAGTTTTGCCCGCTTCCTGGCCGGCGCGGAACCGGTTGAGGTGTTTGGCTGGCAGGTCAGCGGTCCCAGCGGCGTGGATGAGCTGTTCGCCGGTCAGCTGCGCTTTGCCAACGGCCTGCTGGCCCAGGTTGATTCGGCCTTTCAACTGCCCTTTCGTAGTTTCATGGAAATCGCGGGCAGTGAGCGCACGTTGACGGTGGCCGCGCCGTTCAAACCGCAGACCAACGAAGAGCTGATTCTGCGCCATAAGAACGATCTCATCGAAGTTATCAAGATCGCCGGCGAACCATTGTATCGCGGCGAAATTGAGGATATGGCCGACGCGGTGCTGTTGGGCAAGCCGCCGCGTGTCGGCCTGGCCGAAAGCCGCGGCAACGTAGCCACCATCACCGCGCTGCTGGAATCGGCGCACAGCAACCGGCCGGTGAGGCTGTGA
- a CDS encoding ABC transporter permease, which produces MDFQNVATLLQKELRDSLRNRWFVLYTVAFTVLALGLSFLALSGAGIVGFAGFGRTAASLINLVLLIVPLMALTVGAQSLAAESERGTLSYLLAQPVTRLEVFVGKYLGLALAILAALTLGFGISGLVMVANGMAYAESYLVLVGLAFLLALTMLSVGFVISAFAHKAGIAIGISLFLWLTFVFLGDLGMMGTAVSMRLKIADLFLLASANPLQVFKMASILSINATLDVLGPAGLYALQTYGDSLLWVFLAVLLVWVLVPLLVAYGRFRQRGDF; this is translated from the coding sequence ATGGATTTCCAGAATGTGGCAACGCTGCTGCAAAAAGAACTGCGCGATTCCCTGCGCAATCGCTGGTTCGTGCTCTACACCGTGGCCTTCACCGTGCTGGCGCTGGGGCTTTCGTTCCTGGCCCTGTCCGGCGCCGGCATCGTCGGGTTCGCCGGTTTTGGGCGCACAGCCGCCAGCCTGATCAACCTGGTCCTCCTGATTGTGCCCCTGATGGCGCTGACCGTCGGCGCGCAGAGTCTGGCGGCCGAGTCCGAGCGGGGCACCCTGAGCTACTTGTTGGCGCAGCCCGTCACCCGCCTGGAAGTCTTCGTGGGCAAGTACCTGGGGCTGGCCCTGGCTATCCTGGCCGCGCTGACGCTCGGTTTCGGCATCTCCGGGCTGGTCATGGTGGCGAACGGCATGGCCTACGCCGAGTCGTACCTGGTCCTCGTTGGCCTGGCGTTCCTGCTGGCCCTGACCATGCTCAGCGTCGGCTTCGTCATCTCGGCCTTTGCCCACAAGGCCGGCATCGCCATCGGCATCTCCCTCTTCCTCTGGTTGACCTTCGTCTTCCTGGGCGACCTGGGCATGATGGGGACAGCCGTTTCGATGCGGCTGAAAATTGCCGATCTGTTCCTGCTGGCCAGCGCCAACCCGCTGCAGGTGTTCAAGATGGCCTCCATCCTGAGCATCAACGCGACGCTGGATGTGTTGGGACCGGCCGGTCTCTACGCGCTGCAAACCTACGGCGACAGCCTGCTGTGGGTGTTCCTGGCCGTGCTCCTGGTTTGGGTTCTCGTGCCCCTACTGGTGGCCTATGGTCGGTTTAGGCAGCGGGGTGATTTTTGA
- a CDS encoding mechanosensitive ion channel, whose protein sequence is MSTLFPGSLPASAFFWGDALIRIGVIVLLTLILLRVVRLLARRADRRLQAAESDRQQMMRVHTLLQTGRSGIEALVIILAVFMILNALGINVVPLLAGASVAGLAISLGAQTLIKDYIAGILILLDDLYRVGDGVVVAGVSGSVERITLRSTYLRDESDGRLHVVPNGEIRVVANRTRGWARTVVEARLPLATDLRLALAALDAAAQAAFADETLRTTLLETPLVVGPVSVQDDTVLVRLTAKTLPGKQEQVAPALRRFTLAALQRAGIEVLPLVRPAAALRVQILPPEPAP, encoded by the coding sequence ATGTCCACTCTGTTTCCCGGCTCTCTACCGGCCTCTGCTTTTTTCTGGGGCGACGCGCTCATTCGCATCGGCGTCATTGTGCTGCTGACCCTGATTCTGCTGCGCGTGGTGCGCCTGCTCGCACGCCGCGCGGACCGTCGCTTGCAGGCCGCGGAGAGCGATCGGCAGCAGATGATGCGGGTGCATACCCTGTTGCAGACCGGGCGCAGCGGCATCGAGGCGCTGGTTATCATCCTGGCCGTCTTCATGATCCTGAACGCGCTGGGGATCAACGTGGTGCCCCTGCTGGCCGGCGCCAGTGTGGCCGGCCTGGCTATCTCCCTGGGCGCGCAGACGCTCATCAAGGACTACATCGCCGGCATCCTGATCCTGCTCGATGATCTCTACCGCGTGGGCGACGGGGTCGTGGTGGCAGGCGTGAGCGGCAGCGTCGAACGCATCACCCTGCGCTCCACCTACCTGCGCGATGAAAGCGACGGGCGTCTGCACGTTGTTCCCAACGGCGAGATTCGAGTGGTGGCCAATCGCACGCGCGGCTGGGCGCGCACCGTGGTGGAAGCGCGCCTGCCTTTGGCCACCGACCTGCGCCTGGCGCTGGCAGCCCTGGACGCGGCGGCGCAGGCTGCTTTTGCCGATGAAACGCTGCGCACCACTCTGTTGGAGACACCCCTGGTCGTTGGCCCCGTGAGCGTGCAGGACGACACGGTGCTTGTGCGCCTGACCGCCAAGACCCTGCCTGGCAAACAGGAACAGGTGGCCCCTGCCCTGCGCAGGTTCACGTTGGCCGCGCTGCAACGCGCCGGCATCGAGGTTTTGCCCCTGGTACGACCCGCGGCCGCGCTGCGCGTGCAGATTTTGCCGCCGGAACCAGCGCCATGA
- a CDS encoding methyltransferase domain-containing protein, with product MLFWMAYLTGKAPWDTGVTPPEVIRLVQSGELTPGCAVDLGCGTGLNAIFLIRHGWQVVGVDSEPIAIRRARRRAAQEVPALRQQACFMVADVTDWRWAGIRYDLALDIGCLHSLTPAEQQSYAMYLTRYTKPGAHFLLYARGAQRLNGDAASFGLDQPQVEALLAPAWQSLWVQRGQEGAHASAWYLFKRDDT from the coding sequence ATGTTGTTCTGGATGGCATACCTGACCGGTAAAGCGCCCTGGGACACCGGCGTCACCCCGCCGGAGGTGATTCGCCTGGTGCAATCGGGTGAGCTGACGCCCGGCTGCGCCGTAGACCTGGGCTGCGGCACCGGTCTCAATGCGATTTTTCTGATTCGTCATGGTTGGCAGGTGGTCGGGGTGGATAGCGAGCCGATCGCCATCCGGCGCGCCAGGCGGCGGGCCGCACAGGAAGTGCCTGCCCTGCGCCAGCAGGCCTGTTTCATGGTGGCTGACGTGACCGATTGGCGCTGGGCCGGTATCCGCTATGATCTGGCCCTGGACATCGGCTGCCTGCACAGCCTGACGCCGGCCGAACAGCAGAGCTATGCCATGTATCTCACGCGTTACACGAAGCCAGGCGCACACTTTTTGCTCTACGCCCGCGGCGCCCAGCGCCTGAACGGGGACGCGGCCTCGTTTGGCCTGGACCAACCGCAAGTCGAAGCGCTGTTGGCGCCGGCCTGGCAGTCGCTGTGGGTTCAACGCGGCCAGGAAGGGGCGCATGCTTCGGCCTGGTATCTCTTCAAGAGGGACGATACGTGA
- a CDS encoding FAD-binding oxidoreductase, translating into MRRWNGWGDDAITYPLPKAAGQFLRDLVGPGTRPRDATWPAVMAALPRSRLIPHPLVFDEPADRLRHSRGQSLPDWIALRSGRLGALPDGVAYPTSDREVRALIAYAQSTGTRLIPYGGGTSVVGHINPLAEAAPVVTVDMGRLNGLLHLDERNHLATFGAGISGPDLETHLRGRGFTLGHFPQSFEYSTLGGWIATRSSGQQSLGFGRIERLFAGGHLEAPAGVLDLPAFPASAAGPDLREIVLGSEGRLGILTTATVRITPVAACEDFRAVFFPDFESGQAAVRAIAQSRTPLSMLRLSTTVETQTSLALAGHRRLIAALARFLAVSGIRDEKCMLILGFSGSQAQVKLSRQVALSLARQHGGVHVGRTFGQQWHKNRFRAPYLRNTLWDMGYALDTVETVTDWATAPALIAALDTTLHRGLQDSGERTHVFTHLSHTYPSGASVYTTYLYRVASDPEETLRRWQVLKEAASQVILQHGGTISHQHGVGLDHKSYLAQEKGALGMAVLGDLCRRFDPDGLLNPGKLIA; encoded by the coding sequence ATGCGACGCTGGAATGGCTGGGGTGACGACGCGATCACCTACCCGCTGCCCAAAGCAGCCGGGCAATTTCTGCGCGATTTGGTGGGGCCAGGGACGCGGCCGCGCGATGCAACCTGGCCGGCAGTCATGGCCGCGCTGCCGCGCTCGCGCCTGATTCCCCATCCCCTCGTCTTCGATGAACCCGCTGACCGCCTGCGCCACAGCCGCGGCCAAAGCCTGCCCGACTGGATTGCCCTGCGCAGCGGCCGCCTGGGCGCCTTGCCTGACGGCGTAGCCTATCCCACCAGCGACCGCGAGGTGCGCGCGCTCATCGCCTATGCGCAATCCACCGGCACACGCCTGATTCCCTACGGTGGCGGCACCAGCGTGGTCGGTCACATCAACCCGCTGGCGGAGGCTGCGCCCGTGGTGACGGTTGACATGGGGCGTCTGAACGGACTGCTGCACCTGGACGAACGCAACCACCTGGCGACCTTTGGCGCCGGCATCAGCGGACCAGACCTGGAGACGCACCTGCGCGGCCGCGGCTTCACCCTGGGACATTTCCCGCAGTCGTTCGAGTATTCCACCCTGGGCGGCTGGATCGCGACGCGCTCCAGCGGACAGCAATCGCTGGGCTTTGGGCGCATCGAGCGCCTGTTTGCCGGCGGCCACCTGGAAGCGCCGGCTGGCGTCCTGGATCTGCCCGCGTTCCCTGCCTCGGCCGCGGGGCCAGACCTGCGCGAGATCGTGCTCGGTTCCGAGGGCCGCCTGGGCATCCTGACGACGGCGACGGTGCGCATCACGCCGGTCGCGGCCTGCGAGGATTTCCGGGCCGTCTTCTTCCCCGACTTTGAGTCCGGGCAGGCGGCCGTGCGTGCCATCGCGCAGTCCCGGACGCCCCTGTCCATGCTGCGCCTGAGCACCACGGTAGAGACGCAAACCAGCCTGGCCCTGGCCGGCCACCGGCGCCTCATCGCGGCGCTGGCGCGCTTTCTGGCCGTGAGCGGTATCCGTGACGAGAAGTGCATGTTGATCCTGGGCTTCAGCGGCTCGCAGGCGCAAGTCAAGCTGTCGCGCCAGGTGGCCCTGAGTCTGGCGCGGCAGCATGGCGGCGTCCATGTGGGCCGCACCTTCGGCCAGCAGTGGCACAAGAACCGTTTCCGGGCGCCCTATCTGCGCAACACCCTGTGGGACATGGGCTACGCGCTGGATACCGTGGAGACCGTAACCGACTGGGCCACGGCGCCCGCGCTGATTGCGGCCCTGGACACGACACTCCACCGCGGCCTGCAGGACAGCGGCGAGCGCACGCATGTTTTCACCCACCTCTCGCACACCTACCCCAGCGGCGCCAGTGTCTACACGACCTATCTGTACCGGGTCGCGTCCGATCCAGAAGAGACCCTGCGCCGCTGGCAGGTGCTGAAAGAGGCTGCCAGTCAGGTGATCTTGCAACACGGCGGCACCATCAGCCATCAGCATGGCGTGGGGTTGGACCACAAGTCGTACCTGGCGCAGGAAAAAGGCGCATTGGGCATGGCCGTGCTGGGCGACCTGTGCCGGCGCTTCGATCCGGACGGCTTACTCAATCCGGGCAAGCTGATTGCCTGA
- a CDS encoding c-type cytochrome: MRKLWLIAVLAIVVLSLAACGGGAATPAPAKPTEAPKATEAPKAPPAATGDAVAGKKLYDSACIACHGPDAVGVQGLGKSWVTSEFVKTQTDAQILDFVKKGRPATDPANTTGVDMPSKGGNPALTDQNLQDIIAYMRSINKP; encoded by the coding sequence ATGCGAAAATTGTGGTTGATTGCAGTATTGGCGATCGTCGTTTTGTCCCTGGCTGCCTGCGGCGGAGGAGCCGCGACGCCCGCTCCGGCCAAGCCGACCGAAGCGCCGAAGGCCACTGAGGCGCCCAAGGCACCGCCGGCCGCAACGGGCGACGCGGTCGCCGGTAAGAAGCTGTACGACTCGGCCTGCATTGCCTGCCATGGCCCTGATGCCGTGGGCGTGCAGGGTCTGGGCAAATCCTGGGTCACTTCGGAATTCGTCAAGACACAAACCGATGCCCAGATCTTAGATTTCGTCAAGAAGGGTCGCCCCGCTACGGATCCGGCTAACACCACCGGTGTGGATATGCCTTCTAAGGGCGGCAACCCGGCGCTGACCGATCAGAACCTGCAGGACATCATTGCCTACATGCGCAGCATCAACAAGCCATAA
- a CDS encoding ABC transporter ATP-binding protein, which produces MNTSPSSPLPSTGMIRVANLEKRFGKTTVVTDLSFEVAAGEALALWGANGAGKTTAIKCVLGLLHYRGSISINGLDARRRGRDARRQLGYVPQELAFYDDLTALATAQFYGRLKHVPPARAHAVLAQVGLADHAGKPVSALSGGMKQRLALALALLADPPVLVLDEPTSNLDTLARDQFLQLLVEVKASGKTILFTSHRLEEVEALADRALVLEKGKLIAQVPAVNLAGTVGLKSRVKLYLPDAALDAALEVLTRDGFSASRNGTGIYVDVQPGHKAQPIQALAAAQITVRDFEVI; this is translated from the coding sequence ATGAACACCTCACCATCCTCCCCGCTTCCTTCCACCGGCATGATTCGGGTTGCCAACCTTGAAAAGCGCTTCGGCAAGACGACGGTTGTCACCGACCTTAGTTTCGAGGTTGCCGCCGGTGAAGCATTGGCGCTGTGGGGTGCCAACGGCGCCGGCAAGACGACAGCCATCAAATGCGTGCTCGGCTTGCTCCACTACCGGGGCAGCATCAGCATCAACGGTTTGGATGCCCGTCGGCGGGGGCGTGACGCTCGCCGCCAACTCGGCTATGTGCCCCAGGAACTCGCCTTTTACGACGACCTGACTGCGCTGGCTACCGCGCAGTTCTATGGTCGTCTCAAGCATGTGCCGCCCGCGCGGGCGCATGCGGTCCTGGCCCAGGTTGGCCTGGCCGACCATGCCGGCAAGCCGGTCAGTGCGCTCTCCGGCGGCATGAAACAACGGCTGGCCCTGGCCCTGGCCCTCCTGGCCGACCCGCCGGTGCTCGTGCTCGATGAGCCAACCTCCAACCTGGATACCCTGGCCCGTGACCAGTTTCTGCAACTCCTGGTTGAGGTCAAAGCATCCGGCAAGACGATCCTCTTCACCTCGCACCGCCTGGAAGAGGTGGAGGCCCTGGCCGACCGCGCGCTGGTGCTTGAGAAAGGTAAACTGATCGCCCAAGTGCCGGCGGTCAATCTGGCCGGGACGGTCGGCCTCAAGAGTCGGGTCAAGCTCTATCTGCCCGACGCCGCGCTGGACGCGGCGCTGGAGGTCCTCACCCGCGATGGCTTCAGCGCCTCGCGCAACGGTACCGGCATCTACGTGGATGTGCAGCCCGGTCACAAGGCGCAGCCGATACAGGCCCTGGCCGCGGCCCAGATCACCGTGCGCGATTTCGAAGTCATCTGA
- a CDS encoding nitrous oxide reductase accessory protein NosL, with the protein MRVTLLVMVVLTLLLAGCSQATEIKPPTIRYGEDKCADCDMIINDERFAAAAIREISAGDYESLLFDDIGDLVRYLAQHKDQTFVASYVHDYDTKAWIEAEKAVYVDSDTLKTPMATGLAASSSQGGAEALAAQWNGTIMDWEAVKAQGGTMRSGMGGMGGSNQPTPTK; encoded by the coding sequence ATGCGTGTTACCCTTCTGGTGATGGTTGTTCTGACTCTGCTGTTGGCGGGTTGCAGCCAGGCAACCGAGATCAAACCGCCGACGATTCGCTATGGCGAAGACAAGTGCGCCGACTGCGATATGATTATCAACGACGAGCGTTTTGCTGCCGCGGCGATTCGTGAAATCAGCGCGGGCGACTATGAGAGCCTGCTCTTCGATGACATCGGCGATCTGGTGCGTTACCTGGCGCAGCACAAGGATCAGACATTCGTGGCCTCCTATGTCCACGATTATGATACGAAGGCTTGGATCGAGGCCGAGAAGGCCGTTTACGTGGACAGCGATACCCTCAAGACGCCAATGGCAACCGGACTGGCCGCCAGCTCCAGCCAGGGTGGAGCCGAGGCCCTGGCCGCTCAATGGAACGGCACAATCATGGACTGGGAAGCAGTCAAGGCCCAGGGCGGCACCATGCGCAGCGGCATGGGCGGAATGGGCGGCAGCAATCAGCCGACGCCCACCAAGTAG